A window of Patescibacteria group bacterium contains these coding sequences:
- the clpP gene encoding ATP-dependent Clp endopeptidase proteolytic subunit ClpP, whose product MDTPTANYLIPTVIEKTHQGERAYDIYSRLLKDRIIFLGTQVDDTVANLIIAQLLFLESQDKTKDIKLYVNSPGGSVTAGLAIYDAMQYVKPDVSTICVGMAASMGAVLLAGGAKGKRFSLPNSEIMIHQVLGGFQGQATDIHIHATRILKIKDRLNEILATHTGQKKSKVQEDTERDNFMDPMDAKKYGLIDKVITTL is encoded by the coding sequence ATGGATACCCCTACCGCCAACTATCTCATCCCTACGGTCATCGAAAAGACGCACCAGGGCGAGCGCGCCTACGACATCTATTCGCGCCTCCTCAAGGACCGCATCATCTTCCTCGGCACCCAGGTGGACGACACGGTGGCGAACCTCATCATCGCCCAGCTGTTGTTTCTCGAGAGCCAGGACAAGACCAAGGACATCAAGCTGTACGTGAACTCCCCGGGCGGCTCCGTCACGGCCGGGCTCGCCATTTACGACGCCATGCAGTACGTGAAGCCGGACGTGTCCACTATCTGCGTTGGCATGGCGGCCTCGATGGGCGCGGTGCTCTTGGCCGGCGGCGCAAAGGGGAAGCGCTTCAGCCTGCCCAACTCCGAGATCATGATCCACCAGGTGCTGGGCGGGTTCCAGGGCCAAGCCACCGACATCCACATCCACGCCACCAGGATCCTCAAGATCAAGGATCGGTTGAACGAGATCCTCGCGACGCACACCGGCCAGAAGAAATCGAAGGTCCAAGAGGACACGGAGCGCGACAACTTCATGGACCCGATGGACGCGAAGAAGTACGGGCTGATCGACAAGGTGATCACGACGCTTTAG
- a CDS encoding Hsp20/alpha crystallin family protein produces the protein MEHVEDHAYIDALADAVLKPEEGQLSVDVLETPRTLVIRSAIAGLAADELDVNVTEDSVTIRGSRSHGHVDHPEALVHVQECFWGSFSRSVMLPCAVRPDEADASLRNGILTITLPKAEARAHINVVDRNV, from the coding sequence ATGGAACACGTGGAAGACCACGCCTATATCGACGCCCTTGCCGACGCGGTGCTCAAGCCCGAGGAGGGACAGCTTTCCGTGGACGTGCTCGAGACCCCGCGCACGCTCGTGATCCGCTCGGCGATCGCCGGGCTCGCCGCCGACGAGCTCGATGTGAACGTCACGGAGGATTCGGTCACCATCCGCGGCAGCCGCTCCCACGGGCACGTCGACCACCCGGAGGCGCTCGTGCACGTGCAAGAATGCTTCTGGGGGAGCTTCTCGCGCTCCGTCATGCTCCCATGCGCCGTGCGGCCCGACGAAGCCGACGCCTCGCTGCGCAACGGCATCCTCACGATCACGCTCCCGAAAGCCGAAGCGCGGGCGCATATCAACGTCGTGGACCGGAACGTGTGA